The proteins below come from a single Anderseniella sp. Alg231-50 genomic window:
- a CDS encoding 4Fe-4S dicluster domain-containing protein: protein MNEAAAVERESMEFDVVIVGAGPAGLSAAIRLKQLAEKAGTEISVCVLEKGSEVGAHILSGAVIDPVALNELIPDWKEKGAPLKTEVKEDRFYMLGHSGALRLPNFMMPPLMNNHGNYAVSLGNVCRWLAEQAEGLGVEIYPGFACSDLVYRDDGSVKGVVAGVFGLGKDGKPGPDYEPGMELHGKYVMIGEGVRGSLAKVLIDKFNLSEGKSPQKFGLGMKELWEIKPENHKPGQVTHTMGWPLDTKTGGGSFMYHLEDNLVSIGFVVHLNYKNPHLFPYMEFQRFKHHPMIADVLAGGRRVAYGARAITEGGYQSVPKLAFPGGCLIGCSAGMVNVPRIKGSHNAMLSGMLAADAAAAAIAAGREGDELTGYQAAWDKSPIAEDLKKVRNVKPLWSKLGLLGGLAVGGLDMWTNQLFGFSFLGTMKHEKNDADSTGKAADYPEIEYPRPDGVLSFDRLTNVAYSATNHDENQAAHLHLKDASIPVSRNLPDYAEPAQRYCPAGVYEIVKDEGGSDKFQINFQNCVHCKTCDIKDPAQNINWTVPQGGEGPNYPNM, encoded by the coding sequence ATGAATGAGGCAGCAGCAGTGGAACGCGAATCCATGGAGTTTGATGTCGTGATTGTCGGCGCGGGCCCTGCAGGTCTGTCGGCCGCCATTCGCCTCAAGCAGTTGGCGGAAAAGGCCGGAACAGAGATTTCGGTCTGCGTGCTGGAAAAAGGCTCCGAGGTCGGCGCACACATCCTGTCCGGGGCGGTGATCGATCCGGTTGCCCTGAATGAACTGATCCCTGACTGGAAGGAAAAGGGCGCTCCGCTGAAGACAGAGGTCAAGGAAGACCGCTTCTACATGCTTGGCCATTCAGGGGCCCTGCGCCTGCCGAACTTCATGATGCCGCCGCTGATGAACAATCATGGCAATTATGCCGTGTCGCTGGGCAATGTGTGCCGCTGGCTTGCCGAACAGGCAGAAGGCCTTGGTGTCGAGATCTACCCGGGCTTTGCCTGTTCCGATCTGGTTTACCGCGACGACGGCTCGGTCAAGGGTGTCGTTGCCGGTGTCTTCGGCCTCGGCAAGGACGGCAAGCCCGGCCCGGACTACGAACCCGGCATGGAACTGCATGGCAAATATGTCATGATCGGTGAGGGTGTGCGTGGATCGCTGGCCAAGGTGCTGATCGACAAGTTCAACCTGTCGGAAGGCAAGAGCCCGCAGAAATTCGGCCTTGGCATGAAAGAACTGTGGGAAATCAAGCCGGAAAACCACAAGCCCGGCCAGGTCACCCACACAATGGGCTGGCCGCTTGACACCAAGACCGGTGGTGGTTCGTTCATGTACCACCTGGAAGACAATCTGGTTTCGATCGGTTTCGTGGTGCATCTCAACTACAAGAACCCGCACCTGTTCCCTTACATGGAGTTTCAGCGCTTCAAGCATCACCCGATGATTGCCGATGTGCTGGCAGGTGGCCGCCGTGTTGCCTATGGCGCGCGCGCCATTACCGAAGGCGGTTACCAGTCGGTGCCGAAATTGGCGTTTCCGGGCGGTTGCCTCATCGGATGTTCTGCCGGGATGGTGAATGTGCCCCGCATCAAGGGCTCCCATAACGCCATGCTGTCCGGCATGCTGGCTGCCGATGCGGCTGCCGCTGCCATCGCGGCCGGCCGCGAAGGCGACGAACTGACCGGGTACCAGGCGGCCTGGGACAAGTCTCCCATTGCCGAAGACCTCAAGAAAGTGCGCAATGTCAAGCCGCTGTGGTCGAAACTCGGCCTGCTCGGCGGGCTTGCCGTTGGCGGGTTGGACATGTGGACCAATCAGCTGTTCGGGTTCTCGTTCCTGGGCACCATGAAACATGAAAAGAACGATGCGGATTCAACCGGCAAGGCGGCCGATTACCCTGAGATCGAGTATCCCAGGCCCGACGGTGTGCTGTCATTCGACAGGTTGACCAATGTGGCCTACTCGGCGACCAATCATGATGAGAACCAGGCGGCACACCTGCACCTTAAGGATGCATCGATACCGGTGAGCCGCAACCTGCCCGATTATGCAGAACCGGCGCAGCGCTACTGTCCTGCAGGCGTGTACGAAATCGTCAAGGATGAAGGCGGCAGCGACAAGTTCCAGATCAATTTCCAGAACTGCGTGCACTGCAAGACCTGCGACATCAAGGACCCGGCACAGAATATCAACTGGACAGTGCCGCAAGGTGGTGAAGGACCGAATTACCCCAACATGTAG
- a CDS encoding uracil-DNA glycosylase, which yields MVEDAESTQIPSARAAAAAALQWYAHMGVDEAIGDVCVDGFARSAELAARRASAPARTEVDSGGGTRAPLNRPAAPASQAPRPVPRQPAAAPSMAMDEVEQLAQSCNSLDELARTLDEFDACPLKRTATQLCFADGLPGAHVMIIGEAPGRDEDEQGRPFVGKSGQLLDKMLACIDLDRTSDDPAKSAFVSNIVFWRPPGNRKPSTSEVTMCLPFVRRAIELAKPRIVIAAGATPAQALLEAPTGITRMRGTWKTIATGNGEVDVMPTLHPSYLLRSPEAKRFAWRDLLAVKAKLLAM from the coding sequence GTGGTTGAGGACGCTGAAAGCACACAAATACCATCTGCACGTGCCGCAGCCGCGGCCGCCCTGCAATGGTATGCCCATATGGGCGTCGACGAGGCGATCGGTGATGTTTGCGTGGACGGGTTTGCCCGGTCTGCCGAACTGGCGGCGCGCAGAGCGTCTGCCCCTGCCCGGACAGAGGTTGATTCCGGTGGCGGAACGCGCGCGCCGCTCAACAGGCCCGCTGCTCCTGCCAGCCAGGCACCGCGGCCGGTTCCGCGGCAACCGGCAGCCGCGCCATCCATGGCGATGGACGAAGTCGAGCAACTTGCCCAGTCCTGCAACAGCCTCGACGAACTGGCCCGCACACTGGATGAGTTTGACGCCTGCCCGTTGAAACGCACGGCGACGCAGCTTTGCTTTGCCGACGGTTTGCCGGGTGCACATGTGATGATCATAGGCGAGGCACCGGGACGCGACGAGGACGAACAGGGCCGCCCGTTCGTCGGCAAGTCTGGACAGTTGCTGGACAAGATGCTGGCCTGCATAGATCTCGACCGGACCAGCGATGATCCGGCAAAATCGGCGTTTGTCAGCAATATCGTGTTCTGGAGGCCGCCGGGAAACCGTAAACCGTCGACATCGGAAGTGACCATGTGCCTGCCGTTCGTCAGGCGCGCAATCGAGCTGGCGAAACCGCGCATCGTCATTGCCGCAGGTGCCACTCCGGCCCAGGCCCTGCTGGAAGCACCGACCGGCATTACCCGCATGAGGGGAACCTGGAAAACCATTGCCACCGGCAATGGCGAGGTAGATGTCATGCCGACGCTGCATCCGTCTTATCTGCTGCGGTCTCCGGAAGCCAAAAGGTTTGCATGGCGCGACCTGCTTGCGGTAAAGGCAAAGCTGCTGGCCATGTAG